One Triticum dicoccoides isolate Atlit2015 ecotype Zavitan chromosome 4B, WEW_v2.0, whole genome shotgun sequence genomic window carries:
- the LOC119293458 gene encoding uncharacterized protein LOC119293458 has protein sequence MDAPAAGKKMSIGGEKKEQRKSGSSFWRAMALKSRSQPAGAVESKNSRSERKKTTTTTKRSVSSIGRSMTCPGSICGTKESAVLSRESCRNSGRNVSSSSRSLKAPDNDIMSVPVVASGAVVSASSSFNSETSVATTATTVSSSSSSSSALSSPLSSIVAGSRSFRKLSGCYYECHSVLDPRTSLVGGAGMLPCSDCDEFFVKADSLELHRATRHAVSELGAEDTSRNVVEIIFQSSWLVGKPRAAPICRIERILKVHSSGKTVERFEQYRERVKAIAASSTDELARRSFPRCAADGNEILRFHCTTFTCSLGLAGATSLCRSSPQHCKLCSIIRDGFRVDGDGKIATMATSGRAHDKTQTPLSGGSGGGEKRAMLVCRVVAGRVKKLVNSSNSSEESSGDSVSSCSDLDELSVFNPLAILPCFVVMYTVATDIIT, from the exons ATGGATGCACCTGCAGCTGGCAAGAAGATGAGCATAGGAGGAGAGAAAAAGGAGCAGAGGAAATCAGGTTCTTCCTTCTGGAGAGCCATGGCGTTGAAGAGCAGAAGCCAGCCAGCAGGAGCAGTAGAGAGCAAGAACAGcaggagcgagaggaagaagacgacgaccACAACGAAAAGGAGTGTCAGCAGCATTGGCAGGAGCATGACTTGCCCAGGGTCAATCTGCGGCACGAAGGAGAGCGCTGTGCTGAGCAGGGAAAGCTGCCGGAATAGCGGCCGCAATGTCTCGAGCAGCAGTAGGTCTCTCAAGGCTCCGGACAATGACATCATGTCCGTGCCCGTGGTGGCTTCCGGCGCGGTCGTGTCAGCGTCGTCGTCGTTCAATTCGGAGACCTCGGTGGCTACGACGGCGACCACCGTcagctcgtcgtcgtcgtcgtcgtccgctcTCTCGTCGCCTCTTTCGTCCATCGTTGCCGGCTCCAGGTCTTTCAGGAAGCTCTCCGGCTGCTACTACGAGTGCCACTCGGTGCTCGACCCCAGGACAAGCCTCGTCGGCGGCGCCGGCATGCTCCCCTGCTCCGACTGCGACGAGTTCTTCGTCAAAGCCGACTCCCTCGAGCTCCACCGAGCAACCCGCCATGCAG TTTCGGAGCTCGGCGCGGAGGACACGAGCAGGAACGTGGTGGAGATAATCTTCCAGTCCAGCTGGCTCGTAGGGAAGCCGAGGGCGGCGCCGATTTGCAGGATCGAGAGGATTCTGAAGGTGCACAGCTCCGGCAAGACCGTGGAGAGGTTCGAGCAGTATAGGGAGCGCGTCAAGGCGATTGCGGCGAGCAGCACCGATGAGCTGGCCAGGAGGAGCTTCCCACGGTGCGCCGCCGACGGGAACGAGATCCTCCGGTTCCACTGCACCACCTTCACGTGCTCCCTCGGCCTCGCCGGTGCCACCTCCCTCTGCCGGTCGTCTCCGCAGCACTGCAAGCTGTGCAGCATTATCAGAGACGGCTTCAG GGTCGACGGCGATGGGAAAATTGCGACGATGGCGACAAGCGGACGTGCTCACGACAAGACGCAGACGCCTCtgtcgggcggcagcggcggcggcgagaagAGGGCGATGCTGGTGTGCAGGGTGGTGGCAGGGAGAGTGAAGAAGCTCGTCAACAGCAGCAATTCTTCAGAGGAGTCTAGCGGTGACAGCGTCAGTTCGTGCTCAGATTTGGATGAACTCTCTGTGTTCAACCCATTGGCTATACTGCCTTGCTTTGTGGTGATGTATACAGTGGCTACTGACATAATCACATAG